A region from the Diorhabda sublineata isolate icDioSubl1.1 chromosome X, icDioSubl1.1, whole genome shotgun sequence genome encodes:
- the LOC130450683 gene encoding endochitinase yields the protein MFFIVILIGLFVTLQGLEATPARVVCYFSNWAVYRPGIGRYGLEDVPVDLCTHIIYSFIGIDETSWSVLVIDSELDIEQNGFRNFSDIKKTHPDVKLEVAVGGWAEGGSKYSAMVAQKSRRDTFIGSVVAFMNEYNLDGFDLDWEYPGAADRGGSYSDKEKFFYFVEELRTAFTKAGKGWEITMAVPIAKFRLQEGYYVPELCELVDAIHVMSYDLRGNWAGFADTHSPLYKRLHDQWAYEKLNVNDGLQLWVDSGCSPKKLVVGIPFYGRSFTLSAGNTNYDLGTYINKEAGGGAPGPYTNSTGFLAYYEICTELVDENKGWTKKWDELGKVPYAYKGTQWVGYEDPVSIQIKMDWIKSKGYAGAMTWAIDMDDFHGLCGPENALIHILHANMKSYDVPEPHVSTTPRPEWDRPKSTTSSVMTTSKPYTTAATSTTPKATTTTPRNSSPSSTFSYPDDTDNLADCQADFMAHKDCDKYIRCDHGKATVFNCEPGTVFHTGLNVCDWPSNSDREECKS from the exons ATGTTTTTCATTGTGATATTAATTGGACTTTTCGTCACATTGCAAGGTTTAG AAGCTACTCCCGCCAGGGTCGTTTGTTACTTCAGCAACTGGGCAGTCTATAGACCAGGGATTGGTAGGTATGGTTTGGAAGACGTTCCAGTCGATCTTTGTACCCACATCATTTATTCGTTTATTGGTATCGATGAAACATCATGGAGTGTACTCGTAATAGATTCTGAG ttGGACATCGAACAAAATGGTTTTAGAAACTTTAGCGATATTAAAAAGACGCATCCAGACGTGAAGCTCGAAGTTGCCGTTGGAGGATGGGCAGAGGGAGGCTCTAAATATTCCGCCATGGTCGCTCAGAAATCCAGAAGAGATACTTTCATCGGCAGCGTTGTTG CTTTTATGAACGAGTACAACTTGGATGGATTCGACTTGGATTGGGAATACCCCGGCGCTGCTGATCGCGGTGGAAGTTATtccgataaagaaaaattcttctatTTCGTTGAAGAACTTAGAACGGCATTCACTAAAGCAGGAAAAGGTTGGGAGATCACGATGGCGGTTCCCATAGCCAAATTCAGACTTCAAGAAGGTTACTATGTACCTGAACTTTGCGA GCTGGTAGATGCCATTCACGTGATGTCTTATGATTTAAGAGGAAATTGGGCAGGATTCGCCGACACACATAGTCCTCTATATAAAAGACTACACGACCAATGGGCTTACGAAAAATTGAACGTC aatGATGGTTTACAATTATGGGTGGATTCTGGTTGTTCGCCGAAAAAGCTCGTCGTGGGGATACCGTTTTATGGTAGAAGCTTTACTCTAAGTGCCGGAAATACGAACTATGATTTGGGTACATACATAAACAAAGAAGCTGGTGGCGGTGCTCCAGGACCATACACAAACTCCACTGGATTTTTAGCTTATTACGAA aTTTGCACAGAGTTAGTAGATGAGAATAAAGGGTGGACCAAGAAGTGGGACGAGCTAGGAAAAGTACCTTACGCTTATAAAG GAACGCAATGGGTGGGTTATGAAGATCCGGTATCCATCCAAATAAAAATGGATTGGATTAAATCGAAAGGGTACGCAGGAGCAATGACCTGGGCTATAGATATGGACGATTTCCACGGACTTTGCGGACCAGAAAATGCTCTGATACATATTTTACACGCGAATATGAAATCATACGATGTACCCGAACCACACGTATCGACCACCCCCAGG CCGGAATGGGACAGACCTAAGAGTACGACTTCGTCGGTTATGACTACATCGAAGCCGTATACGACTGCAGCAACTTCGACTACTCCAAAAGCCACCACCACGACACCAAGGAATAGCTCACCATCTTCCACGTTCAGTTATCCAGATGACACCGATAATTTGGCCGATTGTCAAGCAGATTTCATGGCGCACAAAGACTGTGATAAA TATATTCGTTGTGATCATGGTAAAGCGACAGTTTTCAATTGCGAACCCGGCACTGTGTTTCATACTGGTCTCAACGTTTGTGATTGGCCCTCGAATTCTGATAGAGAAGAATGCAAATCCTAG